One Panicum virgatum strain AP13 chromosome 9K, P.virgatum_v5, whole genome shotgun sequence genomic region harbors:
- the LOC120647351 gene encoding uncharacterized protein LOC120647351, whose protein sequence is MAAAMAPPPLKYRPCHNPDGLVSEEALRIIVEAKACFVALALALAYFLTASQHRLWSSSHLVKGFLFAVTQPVTRFLVSMFTMLLSMPFRNDLYLLWGILLLAGYEGVYTISGYCVSTRRSDLAVHEFARAYNIVTLGIYVRYYSRASQFRYPLWALWALMVAKFLERVVRFKIANATHGDANTSFVAEYMKHEDKVAEATTTTTDEKSTAGAGFSMEDCNYLVVGDSMSKAKPERVGKEYDARYKPADGTVTVAKVWRCHGKLLTTPNSSNAPAGDEDELKDVCLSFALCKLLRRKFAGVATAESERPKAQRLVFDNLVRSGWRRTFRVVRTELGFARDLLYTKYPILFSSGFPVVSTVLFAVTVGVSVWITVSAVRHYRVPHGSTSNVVHGRNVDLLITFVIVGMVTGMEICEFFIHLFSDWTKVMVISEYVQKPWLDRRFLNCILRFICCGKIAEPIGSSLGQFDLLKATKQHSCLPEITIKWFHAVRSFVLLTGDEGFRTYKCKTLRPVPDAVMDMMCRTLRGNRDRFTAGQERRTDLEQPCSYGAILSDYCKAPIDIQAIMVCHVATSKLEEEDDTRIGGSGGVANGDVRNSEGSRDLEEGRSADGSKSSDLDYKLVATTLSKYCAYLLFYKPKLLPVASNSVRFMCKILVDEAKAIDGEEIVVANGGGSDKEVNGKQERSGSHQEAADIVSRGQALARDLLRRVPVQGDELWKALAELWCELIISAAPHGNIGAHQKELGKGGEFITHLWALLYHAGIDDKFSGASAAADAAAPNGEDSNGQGGGGGMCTAGSGGMTAQ, encoded by the exons ATGGCAgcagccatggcgccgccgccgctcaagtACCGGCCGTGCCACAACCCCGACGGGCTGGTCTCGGAGGAGGCGCTGCGCATCATCGTGGAGGCCAAGGCGTGCTTcgtggcgctggcgctggcgctggcctACTTCCTGACGGCGTCGCAGCACCGGCTGTGGAGCTCCAGCCACCTGGTCAAGGGCTTCCTCTTCGCCGTCACGCAGCCCGTCACGCGCTTCCTGGTCAGCATGTTCACCATGCTGCTCTCCATGCCCTTCCGCAACGACCTCTACCTCCTCTGGggcatcctcctcctcgccggctaCGAGGGCGTCTACACCATCTCCGGCTACTGCGTCTCCACGCGCCGCTCCGACCTCGCCGTCCACGAGTTCGCGCGCGCCTACAACATCGTCACCCTCGGCATCTACGTCCGCTACTACTCGCGCGCCTCCCAGTTCCGCTACCCGCTCTGGGCGCTCTGGGCGCTCATGGTCGCCAAGTTCCTGGAGCGCGTCGTCCGCTTCAAGATCGCCAACGCCACGCACGGCGACGCCAACACCAGCTTCGTCGCCGAGTACATGAAGCACGAGGACAAGGTCGCcgaggcgacgacgacgacgactgaTGAGAAATCCACAGCCGGAGCCGGTTTCTCCATGGAAGATTGCAACTACCTCGTCGTCGGCGACTCCATGTCCAAGGCGAAACCAGAGAGGGTCGGCAAGGAGTACGACGCCAGGTACAAGCCGGCGGACGGCACCGTCACCGTCGCCAAGGTCTGGAGGTGCCACGGGAAGCTCCTGACTACACCGAATTCTTCGAATGCaccggccggcgacgaggacgagcTCAAGGATGTGTGCCTCTCCTTCGCGCTGTGCAAGCTGCTGAGGCGCAAGTTCGCCGGCGTCGCGACGGCGGAGAGCGAGAGGCCAAAGGCGCAGAGGCTGGTCTTCGACAACCTCGTCCGCAGCGGCTGGCGACGGACGTTCCGGGTGGTCAGGACGGAGCTCGGCTTCGCGAGGGACCTGCTCTACACCAAGTACCCCATCCTGTTCAGCTCCGGCTTCCCAGTGGTGAGCACCGTGCTGTTCGCCGTGACCGTCGGCGTGTCCGTGTGGATCACCGTGTCGGCGGTCCGGCATTACCGGGTTCCCCACGGGAGCACGTCCAATGTCGTCCATGGCAGGAACGTGGACTTGCTCATCACCTTCGTCATCGTGGGCATGGTGACGGGGATGGAGATCTGCGAGTTCTTCATCCACCTCTTCTCCGACTGGACTAAG GTTATGGTGATCTCTGAATATGTCCAGAAACCGTGGCTCGACCGCCGTTTCCTTAACTGCATACTGCGCTTCATCTGCTGCGGCAAGATCGCGGAGCCCATCGGCAGCTCTCTGGGGCAGTTCGATCTTCTCAAAGCGACCAAGCAGCACAGTTGCCTCCCGGAGATCACCATCAAGTGGTTCCACGCCGTGAGGTCGTTCGTCCTGCTGACCGGCGACGAGGGTTTCCGCACCTACAAGTGCAAGACTCTCCGGCCGGTCCCCGACGCCGTCATGGACATGATGTGCCGGACGCTCCGGGGCAACAGGGACCGTTTCACGGCGGGTCAGGAGAGGAGAACCGATCTGGAACAACCCTGCAGCTACGGAGCGATCCTGTCAGATTACTGCAAGGCGCCGATCGACATCCAGGCGATCATGGTGTGTCACGTCGCGACTAGCAaactggaggaggaggacgacacgCGCATCGGCGGATCGGGCGGTGTGGCGAACGGCGATGTCCGGAACAGTGAAGGAAGCCGCGATCTTGAGGAGGGCCGGAGCGCTGACGGATCGAAATCGAGCGATTTGGACTACAAACTTGTGGCCACCACATTGTCCAAGTACTGCGCCTACCTGCTGTTCTACAAGCCGAAGCTGCTCCCCGTCGCCAGCAACTCCGTGCGGTTCATGTGCAAGATCCTCGTCGACGAGGCAAAAGCGATCGACGGAGAAGAGATCGTCGTAgccaacggcggcggcagcgacaaGGAAGTCAACGGCAAGCAGGAGAGAAGTGGCAGCCACCAAGAGGCAGCAGACATAGTTTCGAGAGGCCAGGCGCTCGCGAGAGATCTTCTGCGGCGCGTGCCGGTGCAGGGCGACGAGCTCTGGAAGGCGCTGGCGGAGCTGTGGTGCGAGCTGATCATATCGGCGGCGCCGCACGGGAACATCGGCGCGCACCAGAAGGAGCTCGGCAAGGGCGGCGAGTTCATCACGCACCTGTGGGCGCTCCTCTACCACGCGGGCATTGACGACAAGTTCTCCGGTGCGTcagccgccgccgatgccgccgCGCCTAACGGAGAAGACAGCAACGggcaagggggcggcggcggcatgtgtACCGCCGGGTCTGGTGGGATGACGGCGCAGTAA